The Halopseudomonas sabulinigri genome window below encodes:
- a CDS encoding bifunctional 3-(3-hydroxy-phenyl)propionate/3-hydroxycinnamic acid hydroxylase gives MNNKNSAPLPTSVDVLLVGNGPVGAGMATLLGRLGINTLVIDKVHDVLLMPRAIALDNEALRILQQMGLSEDAFERIVIPQVRMHCPMLGEFSRANTSGSLDGHPKLVTFYQPDLEHALRARYASYDCVRPATGLELLDLQQQAKGVLARMRDENGIEHQLEARFVVGADGASSLVRSLIGQDFEGESYSENWLIVDARGREGKAIDHVEFLCDHRRPTPHMPAPGGRERWEFMLRDGEDQAYMESSEQVAKLLARWIPADQLQIERKAVYRFHARCCSAFSKGDIFLIGDAAHITPPFVGQGLVAGLRDAANLAWKLAWVLQGRVARSILDSYDQERRPHAHEMINLAKFMGKLVMPRTVPAAILSHGMMKLMRTIPAARRRFEEMEIKPKNVFKQGLFIPAKQRGQLICGGLFPQAGVRLSTGDIALSDSLLDDQLTLVGFQSDPARHLGPSLRRRWEQMGGGFVQLARQNDSCARTGTGTGTGTGTMVAQAPQSLLDKAPEGMLCVVRPDRIIMACAEDGDANRLLSSCLRQLETE, from the coding sequence ATGAACAATAAAAACTCCGCCCCCCTGCCTACCTCCGTGGACGTGCTGCTGGTCGGCAACGGTCCGGTTGGCGCCGGCATGGCTACCTTGCTCGGCCGTCTGGGCATCAATACTCTGGTCATCGACAAGGTCCATGATGTCCTGCTGATGCCACGTGCCATCGCGCTGGACAACGAGGCCTTGCGCATCCTGCAGCAAATGGGTCTCAGCGAAGACGCCTTCGAGCGCATTGTGATTCCGCAGGTACGCATGCATTGCCCGATGCTGGGCGAGTTCAGCCGCGCCAATACCAGCGGCAGCCTGGACGGCCACCCCAAACTGGTGACCTTCTATCAGCCAGACCTTGAACACGCTCTGCGCGCACGTTACGCCAGCTACGATTGCGTGCGCCCCGCAACCGGCCTGGAGCTACTTGATTTGCAGCAGCAAGCCAAGGGCGTGCTCGCCCGGATGCGCGACGAGAACGGCATTGAACACCAACTTGAGGCACGCTTTGTGGTCGGCGCCGACGGCGCCAGCTCACTGGTTCGCAGCCTGATCGGGCAGGACTTCGAGGGCGAGAGTTACAGCGAGAATTGGCTGATCGTCGACGCCCGTGGCCGCGAGGGCAAGGCGATCGACCACGTCGAGTTTCTCTGTGACCACCGCCGCCCGACCCCGCACATGCCGGCACCGGGCGGACGCGAGCGCTGGGAGTTCATGCTGCGCGACGGCGAAGACCAGGCCTACATGGAAAGCAGCGAACAGGTCGCCAAGCTACTGGCACGCTGGATACCCGCCGATCAGCTGCAGATCGAGCGCAAGGCGGTGTACCGCTTTCACGCGCGCTGCTGCAGCGCGTTCAGCAAGGGCGATATCTTTCTGATTGGCGATGCCGCACACATCACCCCACCCTTTGTCGGTCAGGGGCTGGTAGCTGGCCTGCGCGATGCCGCCAACCTGGCCTGGAAGCTCGCTTGGGTACTACAGGGACGCGTCGCACGGAGCATCCTCGACAGCTACGACCAAGAGCGGCGCCCGCACGCCCACGAGATGATCAACCTGGCCAAGTTCATGGGCAAACTGGTGATGCCGCGCACCGTGCCGGCGGCTATTTTGTCGCACGGCATGATGAAGCTGATGCGCACCATCCCCGCGGCCAGGCGGCGTTTCGAGGAAATGGAGATCAAGCCCAAGAACGTATTCAAACAGGGGCTATTTATCCCTGCAAAACAGCGTGGACAGCTGATCTGTGGCGGCTTGTTTCCACAGGCCGGCGTGAGACTCTCCACTGGTGACATTGCCCTGAGTGACAGCTTGCTCGACGACCAGCTTACATTGGTCGGCTTTCAGAGTGATCCCGCTCGACATCTGGGGCCAAGCCTGCGCCGACGCTGGGAGCAGATGGGCGGAGGGTTCGTGCAACTGGCGCGGCAAAACGATAGCTGCGCCAGAACAGGAACAGGAACAGGAACAGGAACAGGAACGATGGTGGCGCAAGCTCCCCAAAGCCTGCTGGATAAAGCACCCGAAGGCATGCTCTGTGTCGTACGCCCCGACCGCATCATCATGGCTTGCGCCGAGGATGGCGATGCCAACCGCCTGCTCAGCTCATGCCTGCGTCAACTGGAAACAGAGTGA
- a CDS encoding TetR/AcrR family transcriptional regulator — translation MEPMTAAQRRIHEAALKLFAEKGIGEVNVSALAEAAGVARGTIYNNLDSIESLFEKVAKELSEEMIVRVALSLPADVEPAQRLATGIRFYIRRAHDEPSWGRFLVRYGFSSEALRSMWSGQPLADLQDGLQRGAYDFEPEQATSVLALIAGGVLTAMILVQEGRKTWRDAGSDVAEMLLRAVGVESRQAQSLARDELPALVEAA, via the coding sequence ATAGAACCCATGACAGCAGCACAGCGACGCATCCACGAGGCCGCCCTCAAGTTATTTGCCGAAAAGGGCATTGGCGAAGTCAATGTCAGCGCCCTTGCCGAGGCCGCCGGGGTCGCCCGGGGTACCATCTACAACAATCTGGACAGTATTGAGTCACTGTTTGAGAAGGTGGCCAAGGAATTGAGCGAGGAAATGATCGTGCGGGTGGCGCTGAGTCTGCCTGCCGACGTTGAACCTGCGCAGCGGCTTGCCACCGGCATCCGCTTCTATATTCGCCGGGCGCATGACGAACCCAGTTGGGGGCGTTTTTTGGTGCGCTACGGATTCAGCTCCGAGGCCCTACGCAGCATGTGGTCTGGTCAGCCGCTCGCTGATCTGCAGGATGGCCTGCAGCGTGGTGCCTATGACTTTGAGCCGGAACAGGCTACGTCAGTACTGGCGCTGATCGCCGGTGGCGTGCTGACTGCCATGATCCTGGTGCAGGAGGGGCGCAAGACCTGGCGCGATGCCGGTAGCGATGTGGCGGAGATGCTGCTGCGGGCGGTCGGGGTTGAGTCGCGGCAGGCTCAGAGCCTGGCCCGCGACGAATTGCCGGCGTTGGTTGAGGCGGCCTGA
- a CDS encoding fumarylacetoacetate hydrolase family protein, whose product MAINIVRFEHQGVVGWGVLQGIQIARVEGNFATTGDFIAGTSLAALKALAPGQLAVSEVKLLSPVTRNQQFVCQGANYRQHMIESGLDPDAKHYNMIFTKAASCIVAADSDLIKPKGVRFLDYEVELGLIIKREITGSVKVTDANLLDYVAGLVVVNDYSARDVQIPQMQFYKGKSFRTFGPVGPYLCLLEPGDAGYLKNLNLSLKVNGQSRQADSTANMVFGPAETLTELSGVHDFAPGDLIATGTPHGCALTVPSPAKQRLAAALLSPAKRMQTFLKMQEARANYYLKAGDVVETGIRSADGVIDLGVQRNRVVEQG is encoded by the coding sequence ATGGCAATCAATATTGTGCGATTTGAACATCAGGGTGTGGTCGGCTGGGGTGTCCTGCAGGGCATCCAGATTGCCCGGGTTGAAGGTAACTTTGCGACTACCGGCGACTTTATCGCAGGCACCAGCTTGGCGGCTCTCAAGGCGCTGGCGCCAGGGCAACTGGCGGTCAGCGAGGTCAAGCTGCTGTCGCCGGTCACCCGCAACCAACAGTTTGTCTGCCAGGGCGCCAACTACCGCCAGCACATGATCGAGTCCGGCCTGGATCCGGACGCCAAGCACTACAACATGATCTTCACCAAGGCGGCGAGCTGCATCGTTGCTGCCGACAGTGATCTGATCAAGCCCAAGGGCGTGCGCTTTCTCGATTACGAAGTCGAATTGGGGCTGATCATCAAGCGTGAGATCACCGGGTCGGTCAAGGTGACCGATGCTAACCTGCTGGACTATGTGGCCGGCTTGGTGGTGGTCAACGACTACTCAGCGCGCGATGTGCAGATTCCGCAGATGCAGTTCTACAAGGGCAAGAGTTTCCGCACCTTCGGGCCGGTTGGGCCCTACCTGTGCCTGCTCGAACCGGGCGATGCCGGTTATCTGAAAAACCTGAATCTTTCGCTCAAGGTCAACGGCCAGAGCCGCCAGGCAGACAGCACCGCCAACATGGTGTTCGGTCCGGCCGAGACGCTGACCGAGCTGTCTGGAGTGCATGATTTTGCGCCGGGTGACCTGATCGCCACGGGCACGCCGCACGGCTGCGCACTGACGGTGCCCTCTCCGGCCAAGCAGCGCCTTGCTGCTGCTCTGTTGTCGCCGGCCAAACGCATGCAAACCTTTCTGAAAATGCAGGAGGCGCGGGCTAACTATTACTTGAAAGCGGGTGATGTGGTTGAAACCGGTATTCGCAGTGCAGATGGCGTGATCGACCTCGGTGTTCAACGCAATCGCGTGGTGGAGCAGGGCTG
- a CDS encoding amidohydrolase family protein encodes MKRREFVTGMGLLMGASMLSRGVFASGIEPGLAVSELRNGASGTTSSSALAGHFDVHQQVIPAAYVAALQARGIDHFAGRTLAVDSAGQALSALSAQGSGCALLSLPAPGVWLGDGKGAAQLARDCNDQLAAFAAQQPQQLGWLAALPLPDVEQAVAEAARALDQLGADGVALMASVDGRFLGDSEFDPLLAELNRREARVLVLPNLHPTSAELQLDVPGFAVEQACDLTRAAVNLVLSGSMERYPAIRWILAEGGGFLPYAAWRVSLANAMPGFADLAPQGVMTYLRRFYFATSSLALPALAVLGELVEPSRVLYARADQAAPPLAKAQQVGIWSAAELAGIRRGHALSLFPRFAQPGEGVVPAPVFTSETSLQRLKRAAAQPLAALMQRMKD; translated from the coding sequence ATGAAACGTAGAGAATTTGTTACAGGCATGGGCCTGCTGATGGGCGCCTCTATGCTGAGTCGTGGCGTTTTTGCATCGGGCATAGAGCCTGGGCTGGCGGTGAGTGAGTTACGGAACGGCGCGTCTGGCACCACGTCTTCGTCGGCATTGGCCGGGCACTTTGATGTGCACCAGCAGGTTATTCCGGCGGCTTATGTCGCTGCGTTGCAGGCCCGTGGAATCGACCACTTTGCCGGCCGCACCCTGGCGGTCGACTCCGCTGGGCAGGCGCTGTCGGCGTTAAGTGCGCAGGGCAGTGGCTGCGCCTTGCTGTCGCTGCCGGCGCCGGGTGTCTGGCTCGGCGACGGCAAGGGCGCGGCGCAGCTGGCGCGCGACTGCAACGATCAGTTGGCCGCCTTCGCCGCGCAGCAACCCCAGCAGCTCGGCTGGCTGGCGGCCTTGCCGCTGCCGGATGTCGAACAGGCCGTCGCTGAGGCCGCGCGGGCTCTGGATCAGCTGGGGGCGGATGGCGTTGCGCTGATGGCCAGTGTGGACGGGCGCTTTCTGGGGGATAGCGAGTTTGACCCGTTGCTGGCGGAGCTGAATCGCCGCGAGGCGCGGGTTTTGGTGCTGCCCAACCTGCACCCAACGAGCGCCGAGTTGCAGCTGGATGTGCCGGGGTTCGCGGTTGAACAGGCCTGCGATCTGACCCGTGCAGCAGTCAATCTGGTGCTGTCTGGCAGCATGGAACGTTACCCGGCGATCCGCTGGATTCTCGCTGAGGGTGGCGGCTTTTTGCCCTACGCTGCCTGGCGGGTGTCGCTGGCCAACGCGATGCCTGGCTTCGCTGACTTGGCCCCCCAGGGCGTGATGACCTACCTGCGGCGCTTTTATTTTGCCACCTCCAGCCTGGCGCTGCCGGCTCTGGCCGTGCTGGGCGAATTGGTCGAGCCAAGCCGCGTCCTGTATGCCCGTGCTGATCAGGCTGCGCCGCCGCTGGCGAAGGCGCAGCAAGTGGGTATCTGGTCGGCGGCGGAGCTGGCCGGTATTCGGCGCGGCCACGCGCTGAGCCTGTTTCCGCGTTTTGCGCAGCCGGGTGAGGGGGTGGTGCCGGCGCCGGTATTTACCTCTGAAACTTCCCTGCAGCGGCTGAAGCGCGCCGCTGCCCAACCGCTTGCCGCGCTGATGCAGCGCATGAAGGACTGA
- a CDS encoding NADH:flavin oxidoreductase/NADH oxidase family protein, translating into MTDLFQPLTLPNGQQIPNRLAKAATEENLADSEHQPGSALRTLYGTWADGGVGLIITGNVMVDRHALTGPGGVVLEDDRQLPAFRAWAKACRSHGAQAWMQINHPGRQMMAALGQPARGPSAVSVAIPGMEKLFAVPQALTEAEIEGIIQRYVNAAKLAEQAGFAGVQIHAAHGYLFSQFLSPLTNQRSDQWGGTLENRARILLRTVDAVRAAVSRQFCVAVKLNSADFQRGGFAVDDAIAVVQMLNERAVDLIELSGGSYESPAMQGQSRDGSTLAREAYFLTFAEQVQQVARMPLMVTGGVRRPQVAQQVLDSGIAMVGMATALALQPDLPRRWRSGERIAVEPVRVNWKNRTLASVATQAIVKKQLVRLSQGKPTKVKVSPLLALVTSQLKIKRQSKRYRRWVADVDQRD; encoded by the coding sequence ATGACCGACCTGTTCCAACCGCTCACTCTGCCCAACGGGCAGCAGATTCCCAACCGCCTGGCCAAGGCTGCAACCGAAGAGAATCTGGCGGACAGCGAACACCAGCCTGGCAGTGCGCTGCGCACGCTTTATGGCACCTGGGCCGACGGCGGCGTGGGGCTGATTATTACTGGTAACGTGATGGTCGACCGTCATGCGCTGACCGGGCCGGGGGGGGTGGTGCTGGAAGATGACCGCCAGTTGCCAGCGTTCCGCGCCTGGGCGAAGGCTTGCCGCAGCCACGGCGCGCAGGCGTGGATGCAGATCAACCATCCGGGGCGTCAGATGATGGCGGCGCTGGGCCAGCCGGCGCGCGGCCCCTCGGCAGTGTCGGTAGCAATTCCGGGCATGGAAAAGCTGTTTGCGGTGCCGCAAGCGCTCACTGAAGCCGAGATCGAAGGGATAATCCAGCGTTATGTCAACGCAGCCAAGCTGGCCGAGCAGGCAGGGTTTGCCGGGGTGCAGATTCACGCCGCGCACGGCTATCTGTTCAGCCAGTTTCTCTCACCATTGACCAACCAGCGCAGCGATCAATGGGGCGGCACGCTGGAAAACCGCGCGCGCATTCTGCTACGTACAGTCGATGCAGTGCGCGCGGCGGTGTCGCGGCAGTTCTGTGTGGCGGTGAAACTCAATTCGGCGGATTTTCAGCGCGGTGGCTTCGCGGTGGATGACGCCATTGCCGTGGTGCAGATGCTCAACGAGCGGGCGGTGGACCTGATTGAGCTGTCGGGCGGCAGCTACGAGAGTCCGGCGATGCAGGGCCAGTCCCGCGATGGCTCTACCTTGGCGCGCGAGGCTTACTTCCTGACCTTCGCTGAGCAGGTGCAGCAGGTCGCGCGCATGCCGCTGATGGTGACGGGCGGGGTGCGGCGGCCGCAGGTGGCACAGCAGGTGCTTGATAGCGGCATTGCCATGGTCGGTATGGCTACGGCCCTGGCGCTGCAGCCCGATCTGCCCAGGCGTTGGCGCAGCGGTGAAAGGATCGCGGTTGAGCCGGTGCGGGTGAACTGGAAAAACCGCACCCTGGCGTCGGTGGCTACCCAGGCTATCGTCAAGAAGCAACTGGTGCGGCTAAGCCAGGGCAAGCCGACCAAGGTCAAGGTGTCGCCGTTGCTGGCGCTGGTGACCAGCCAGCTGAAAATCAAGCGTCAATCAAAGCGCTACCGTCGCTGGGTCGCGGACGTCGACCAGCGGGATTGA
- a CDS encoding VOC family protein, with protein sequence MTIDNAPVALRCEQPRRHPHPTVKAQAITHLIFERPDLDRAEAFLTDFGLIPVSRVADCLYFRGTGAAPYVYRVHRGSQARFVGFGLSVDSVADLERLAALPGASAIKDSPHPGGGHALSLNDPSGFLVEVLSGQRRVPELAHRSALAFNAVDALPRINSTQRPPIAPAEVIRLGHVVLELADFQATCAWYTQHFGFIPSDVQLLPDGSPAVAFMRLDLGSTPADHHTLALAQTFMAAYSHSAFEVVDADAVGMGQRVLAERGWKHAWGMGRHILGSQIFDYWQDPWGDKHEHYCDGDLFTAERPTGYHQVSPDAMAQWGQRMPKSFTKPRMNGAAFKALLVNLRRSPDVTLRKLITMARMFG encoded by the coding sequence ATGACAATAGACAACGCTCCAGTCGCCTTGCGCTGTGAACAGCCACGTCGACACCCGCACCCGACCGTTAAGGCGCAGGCGATCACGCACTTGATATTCGAGCGGCCTGACCTGGATCGAGCCGAAGCCTTTCTGACTGATTTCGGATTGATCCCGGTCAGCCGCGTTGCCGATTGCCTGTACTTTCGTGGCACCGGTGCTGCGCCTTATGTCTACCGCGTTCATCGCGGCAGCCAGGCGCGTTTCGTCGGTTTCGGCCTGAGTGTGGACAGTGTTGCTGATCTGGAGCGCCTGGCCGCCTTGCCGGGTGCCTCTGCGATCAAAGACAGTCCGCATCCGGGGGGTGGGCATGCGCTCAGCCTTAACGACCCATCCGGCTTTCTCGTGGAAGTACTTTCCGGGCAGCGTCGGGTACCTGAGCTCGCGCATCGGTCGGCCCTGGCGTTCAATGCAGTTGATGCGCTACCGCGCATCAACAGTACGCAGCGGCCGCCTATTGCTCCGGCAGAAGTTATCCGGCTGGGGCATGTAGTGCTGGAATTGGCGGATTTTCAAGCCACCTGTGCCTGGTACACCCAGCACTTCGGCTTCATTCCCAGCGATGTACAACTGCTGCCAGACGGCTCTCCTGCAGTCGCCTTCATGCGTTTGGATCTGGGTTCTACTCCCGCTGACCACCACACCCTGGCGCTCGCTCAGACCTTTATGGCTGCTTACAGTCACAGCGCTTTTGAAGTGGTAGACGCGGACGCGGTTGGTATGGGGCAACGGGTACTGGCTGAGCGTGGCTGGAAGCACGCTTGGGGTATGGGGCGACACATTCTCGGTAGCCAGATTTTTGATTACTGGCAGGACCCTTGGGGCGACAAGCACGAGCATTATTGCGATGGCGACCTGTTTACCGCCGAGCGTCCTACGGGCTACCACCAAGTTAGCCCCGACGCGATGGCCCAATGGGGTCAGCGCATGCCCAAGAGCTTTACCAAACCACGCATGAACGGTGCCGCCTTCAAGGCGTTGCTGGTCAACCTGCGGCGCAGTCCGGATGTGACGCTACGCAAGCTGATCACCATGGCCCGGATGTTCGGTTAA